Within Telopea speciosissima isolate NSW1024214 ecotype Mountain lineage chromosome 8, Tspe_v1, whole genome shotgun sequence, the genomic segment CAGCTGCATTGCTCCTATGAGAAATTCATTTATTGGGTTTTGTGTGAACTCATACTAGTTATCTGAACTCAATATGATTATTTACCTCAGTCCAGGAGAATAGATCCAATCCCAAGTTGTGGGATTTGGCTTCTGTAATGGGTAGGCCTGTACCTGTTAACTTCCATGCCTTCATGCATAATGGAATTTTGTTCTTCCTCACAAATGGCATTCACACAGGGCAGCAGGAGCTTTGGGATTCACATTGATCTCTAAGGGTAATGGTTTAGATTGGTCAGCTGATCATAATATCATATTGACCTGGTCTTTCATTTTTTAGATATTTGGTGAGTAATATATTCTGCAAAGGGCTTGTCAATTACCATAGACCTGCATGGTCAAATCCAACTTTGAAAATCTCCTTAGTGAAATCCATTCAGTGCCAGTCTTCATGCTTCCTTTTTGCACTCTGTGTACACAGTTGATCAATGATGGTGGGAATTTCTCTCCAACTAGGTTAGGCAGAGCCAGTTTAGGCTTGATGTAGTTCAATTTTAAGTCTGGATTTCtctttcaaataaataaatcctgAGTTCTTATCCATTTATTGATGAGCATTAATATTCGGTTATATTAAATGATAATGATAACAATGTCTGCTTGGATTTTCAAATTGAGATTACAGAAATGGATTACATATAATGGATCTAAGGTCCACTGCTAAGGCATATTCCACAACCAAAAAGCCATTACGGGAATCTTTATTAGTTGGAACAGATAGAATAGGCAATACTACACATCAGATGACAAATCTATGCAAAGATCAGCTGATCAGTATTTTTGTGTAGCGTGTGAGCTCTTGATGTTCGGGTAATCTGTTGTATGAATAATCTTTAATAAAATATtctaaataatattttttgatCCTTGTGGCCTTAAGGTATGGAGCCTGGGTCCATTCCTTCATTACCTGTTAaaataatttctgaaaattttcttttagatgtaAATTAAGAAAGGGTTACGGGACTCCTTTAACTGTATGATTCTGGAGTCAACTCCACTAATGATCATGTCTGGTTCAGTCTATACTACAAAGCCTGCAATTTGAATTCTTACTGAAACAAGCAGCTTGATTGTGTGATGATGTTGGTGCAGAGTTTGGATGGGAGGGCCATCAGAGTGAATGTTGCAGAGGACAGACCAAGGCGTGGCTCCTTCTGATTTAGGGAGATTAATCTCCAAGTGCCTTTTTGAGTCTCTTGTAAAGAGGGAGAAggttgggggggaggggtgtcCCTCTGACCTATTTGTCACTTTATAGATTTGCAAGtaaggggttttttttaaaaattaattttgaagTCCTTAACTAGCTGTTTCACttgctttccttttatttatttcttttgtttctccaATTTATTGAGTTGGTATGATATTAATGATTATATTcatatttcattcattcaaGGCGTTTACAGCTCATCTTGTTTGATCTATGCAAGGAGGTGGTCCTTCAAATTTTAGTGCTCTAGTGTAGTTTTGTTTCTGTTagcttttttcttctctctctctcccagaATGGTAAGTTATCTCTGGTAGGAGTATCCCTGGTAGAGTCTCTATAGGAGTGTGATCCCTGATTCGTAGGGATCGTGGGcggttttctcatattttcttTATAAGAATGGGTTGACATAAGGAAAGCTTAATTTATGCCAATGTGGCGTGTTGCGCTGTTTTTAGTAGGGGTCAAGGAAGTAGCGCATTGAAACCTTGACCACCATGGGGACGTAATGTTTTGATGACGTGACTTGATCTAATTGGATTGTTATATTTGGGTATAACACAACCAAATGAAGCCTTAAGGATGGCACGATATTGACTTTTGAATTGGATTGGGAAAGGGTGTTATTGATCTCGTGTAGAATAGAAGATGAGAATTAATGCTAAAACTCACCTACCAAAGAGCATAATCATAATGTCACACCTTGGTGGAGAAAGTGATTCCCTCCTTATCTGGGCAACAAAAAACTTAGAAAAGTCTTAATATCgtcaattagggaaaaagaaacatATGACACCAATGTGCAAATTCTTGTGTGCATCTTCTCACATCCCACCTGTGGACCTTACACCGTTTCCAATTAAATGTATTGGACGATTTATAACCCTTTATCCTTAATTGATGTCAAATTTCACCCTAGCTTCGTGGCCAACCGTCGCCTACCAATTAAAATCCATCCGAGCACCCAACTAAAACTAACTACAAAACACAGCGAAATCAGTGGTTTTTGTGGAGAAGAATAGGAAAGTAATTGGGGTAGTTGATGCCATAAAAGCTAGAATGGAGAGGTGCTGTTTAACTATTCAAGCTGATGTACATTTGTTCCTCAAATTTTGCTTATTAGGCTCTGTTCACTTGCAAGGAAAATgaaaggaaagggaagtgaaaattttaaacttaaaaaaaaaacttttgtaatcattatcctaCATTatcaaagtttcttttttaaattaaaatttttctcATCTCGTCCCTCTAATTTTCCTACAATCAAACAGAACCTTAAGGAAGCTTCAAAATATACATGACACCATCTGATACATGAGAAGAACAGAGTCATACCTTATTTGTACAACATGATCTACTGTATTATTAGTAGCCTTGTGTGCACCATAATACAAAAAAGTGCAGGGCTACTAGAACACTATAGACATTCTTCTTCTAGATCAAATCATCCAGTAAATGGgtttttcttattcttatcCAGATCAATAtatgggcctgggcctgggcttGAAAGTAACCCACAACCCATTCCTCATGTAAAGCGTGGTAGTCATCTTTGGAGCAACTGTTTGTCCCTGAACCACCTCAACTGAGTACCTCAGCAAAACAGAAGCTGCCACCATCTTCATCTGCATATATGCAAACTTCTTCCCAATGCATAACCTAGGTCCACCATTGAACACTGGATACTTAAACTGGTTCTCAATAACCAATTCCCCATCTCCATTGATCCATCTCTCTGGCTTGAATTCCGTACAATCCTTTCCCCATATGCTCTCCATACGTGCCATTGAGAAGATACAGTAAAGTACTCTCGCCCCCTTCCTCACCAATGTCCCATCTGGGAAAACATCGTCTTCTCTAACCTCCTTAAAATCTATCGGAACCGCCGGGTAAAGCCTCAGCGACTCCGAAAGCGCCGCTTGCAGGTACaccatcttcttcaattcctccCTTGTGAACAccacttctcctcctcctttgaTTCGGTTGATCTCGTCGAGAATACGATTTTCTACATGTGGGTGGTTATGGATGAGCCAGAAGAACCAGGCTAATGCGACCGAGCTTGTGTCTCGTCCAGCAAGGATGAAACTTATGCAGAAATCTTGAAGAAATTCGTCCGAGAATTTCTCTTCAACCTTCATCAGCCTTGACAAGAGGTCAGATCCATCTGTGAATCGACATTCGATTCTCCGATCAGCAACCGTCTTCGCCGCAAACTCACGAACTATCCGAACCGCCTTCTCAAGCCGTCTCTCCCGTCCAACCCTGAAAAACCTAGTGGTTTTCCATACAAATGGTGGCACTGTGAACCTCCATAGAGTGAGCTCCGTAGCTTGCTCAAACGCGCTAGCGAATGGGATATTTGGTAGGTGGACCGTCAAGCAATCCGGGTCCACCCCGAATGCGACCGTGCAAATGTTATCGAATGTGAACCGGAGAAGCATCTCTTGGAGATCGACGGTCTCTCTTGACGCTACGAGTTCGTCTATAAGCTTAAGCAGCTTCTGATGTACCAAATCGTGAACTGTTTGTAGAGAGTACTCAACGAATCGTGTGGAATGCATCTCAGAGTTGGCCGCACGTCTCTGCTCCTTCCACTTGTCATCGTCAGCATTAAAGATACCATCGCCGAGGAGATCGGAGAATCTTTCTCTGTAATACTGACCTTTGGGGAAGTTGATGAACCGGGTTTTGAGCATGTATTCGATGTTGGTTGGATCGACGGTGACAATCCCATGTGCCCCACCCATCCACATTCCTCTGTAATGGAAAGTACCTCCGCACTTGATCAGACACTCGGTTGCCCAATCGTAGAGGtgatggagatggaagaagagggTAGGAACGATACCCATCACAGGCCATAGCATGGGACCCTTGTTGGTGAGTTTCTGAACTAAAGCGCTGAAGAGGAAGAAACTCAACAGTGCCATAGCTATGTCGGAGAATCTCAAGTGAGCTATCAAAGCCTTCGCAAGGGAGAGTGAAAGATTATTATTGTTTCTTGCCATTTCCTCTCTCTGCAACGCTGCTGAGACTGTACTGGGTTAGGTTAGGTTGGGTTTTGTTTAGATGTAAATCGTAAAGGTACGAAGGTTGAGGAGTGAAAATTCTAGGACTTGCTCTTTACTTGGAGAGTGGAGAAGATGATATATACTTGTTGCATTGGAAATTAAAGGGTAAttgatttctcttctttccaCCATTAATGCATCAACCACCACCTTCAAAAGGGGGGACGAAGGAGGGACGGGCTGTGAATTGGTTGGTTTGTGTTTATGTAGAGTTCACAAGTTACAACACAACGAGCGGGAGACCCAAGACAAAGAAGGTCAACAAGAccgggagaaaagaaaaaagcaaaacTCTACAGACTACTACTAAGGAGGGTACAGTAGTGATTACGATTGCGAACGAGCGGATGTTGAGTCAGGCTGCGCTGCACGTACTGCATGTGCTAGCAGTACCCGACATGGATCCATCACTGCCCTTAAAAGACATTTCTGAAAGCAAAGGGACCTGGCTCTCCTACAGCCATGGCATGAGTCATCCTCATCGATTCTTTAAGGATTATATTGTGTTTTCGTAATGACATAGATGACCCTATTTATTATTGACGTGATTGACTAAATTTATCTATGGTACAAGATAAGTACTCAATCCCCTAGAAACATAGAATtaaaaatttgataaaaaaacaaGGATATTTCTAGTAAAAAAATTGACTGTTACTGACATTCATGGAATCATGGACAACCTATTTGGTAACAAGAGAAGATATTAATATTACAAGTTTCAACAACAGTGGTTCCCACATTCATCAAAACAGTTGAAAGCTCCGACTAAATGACTGCATTTGGGGCATGAAAGGTTGTCTAGTAGATGATCCCCTAATGAGGGTTTTTTCCTCATCATGGGCCATTGTGGTCCAATGGGGCATAAAAGTAGTAGTCCCTTCTTGCAAGCATTAATTCCAACGGGGTCCTCAAGAAGTTATACCATCTTCTGCCAATGCTTATGGTGAGTACGGAAGATCAGTGCTCGGTGTTGATGGTGGAAGTCATATGACGGCAATCACATAACATTTGGACCGTTTTGTGCAATGGGAGCCTCCACAAGAGAATTGGGTGAaagtgttatacccgcaccccgggagtataattaattattaattcttccccgtgacatgtagttatcactaccacgtatgccggtgagttgttctcactggtggtcaaacccagctatattgaccatagtacgaggttgcctgtggaaactagtcgggaccatggaggttgccccttgacgtgtcaggggtaagtagttgaccaaattttattgtgtgcttactgccctctcaaagccctcgaagtgtggtccaaaggccctgacctcttatggtgggaaccaccttcctactcgcatcggatgcaaggttactggctgcctccgaccctgcatccaatgctgctgacaaggacccttgtgggtgagaccctgtggctaaggtactattggtgtcctgccatgtttgaccctacccttacccctttttattaacttgaccttatgtgggccttggggcccaagttaggatttttagagcttgtgtagggatggatggttgtttgaccctatccaaacagaccctaggttacacttatgaggccttatccaaacaggccattaaaagtgattttctatatgagagagaggggtaagactattccttagtctttctttttcttttctttcttaacctaatcgtgaaaaggaggagagctttgaagagaggaggcggcaaggaggagaagaaggagaaggaagggaagaagaagaaggaaacggctgctgggtttggagctttaaagagggtacatcgtgtgtacctcaaaccaggtaagccaagtgcccttttcccccctttttctctctttcccccttgctcgtttgagcttgggtggttctttggttgcagccccaagatggggatttctttttgaaacccaaagggttagctcgagtcatgtgtagtttccccttgtaggatgctttcctattttcattacaatcctataaagacctctattttgacctcttgctgaatctatttgattctaaagcttcaaccaccaaagaaaaccccaaatctggatttttgagcttttgatcctttaaacccccttaaatctttgaatgttgggtgtttctaagacccaaatagactccaagacacccctcccttgtcccttgaggcttagagaaccaaatgggacaaccctgggcttttaaagaccttgaaatcacacttgggttgcatcggaggcaagactgcgtgagtccgatgtttgcctccgatgtgtcctgagcctgcagggaaggtcggaggcaagactgcgtgagtccgatgtttgcctccgatgtgtcctgagcctgcagggaatgtcggaggcaaggtcggaggcaagactgcgtgagtccgatgtttgcctccgatgtggcctaagcctgcaggaaggtcggaggcaaggttggaggcaagcctgctgagtccgacgttgcctccgatgcagtttttaaggcttataacttatgtaaactgtggggtttctctatgaggcctcccctacactctctcacactcttattcacttccataggcgccaacatatgtgcaatggagtgattttgagcgggaatcgttgcgcttatacaaattccatttgaagtaattggtgagtgggtttgggtgactgtttgagcttgtttactattgcttattcatgcatttatgaattatattgtgacattatcattcaagcatgattgcatatttgcatttattcttattcgatgatgatgatttggatgatatggatttgtgttgttACGGTCGGGAAGCACTGCACCGAACCCcgtattacgtggaattgtatattgcatctcattcttgctcagtatgcgccgtgttgtctggtacccggtgttagatggaatgggacgttgacacacccggatgtacctctcaacacgataggattcatgtagtatatccgtggttaggctcagttccctatgctacgacccttaccaacaggggtttaggtgttgggtagccgagcacccgcttgctgtggagagttagagaggccaggccggggaagtaatggttatcgggtccgcctcctgggtggtgatgactacgacctgcgcgggctccatagtaataattgattttgcattgtggtgagaatggaaggatccacaatgtcttcccgagttattgcagtagcatatacccattgacttagcattgtgtgttaggtggtaaatgaattaataatagcatgcaccatggactatttgtgattgtgtgattgtgcatccccttttctctctcactagctcggtggagctaaccccgtgtacacattctttttagatttggatgcggatGATTCTTGTGGAGCCGGAGACCgtggatcgaggatcatggcgatggttgcccatgatgattgtgcctacgggttgtactgttacttgggatcgttcccgttttattattattttagagcattgtgctttgtataaacttttatgttttacctttttggtagctacttgatggtcataggaatttcgtaactatgttacttattatcattagccaatgaacatcttataatcatttcatttacggttccgcaaactctgacctgtcttggaatgtaatattcatttgtctttcgcactctgatattattgtattttaatattggtttatgactgtgagttggccactgcatcgagatcctggcggtgaggtgggatgacgcgtgtcaccccaatcataccctgatattgtattctatcccttgtcgggataggggtgtgacagaaaGTGACCTGTGATGCTAGTCTAAAATATAATTCAGATTTTGATGATTTGGTGTTGATCTATAGGAATCATCAAGGTGATATTTTGCTTCCTGTGTGCCTATTGAAACTTACCAATAGGATTCCACCTATACTCTTCGCTGTGTCACTAACAAAATTTACATGCCCATATGGTTAAAGGTCTTGGTATcagggtttcaaaaatcaggaTCAGGTCAGCTGAGGCCGATCCTGGTTCTAACCGATGATTGGTCGATTTCATTGAAAAATCTCAGGTtaaggcaaatatgggctgaTTCTTACCAATTTCTCATTGATCCCAATTCTGATCCAATCAACCCTGTCATGGCAAAGGTCTTGATTAGTGTTTTAAGAATTGGGATTGTGTGATTCCAATTCTTCCTGATCCGTATTGGATTTCTAATGTTAAAATACATTTTGGCTGATTCTAGCTGATTCCTGACTGGTCCAGATTGGTTTTGTTCCGATTTTGATCAGTCTTGATCCGAATTGAAATCGACCGGGATATTCAATTCAGATTATAATTCTGTTCTTTTAAACCTTAGTCTTGATATACAATACAAGTTGAAGAAACTAATGGGTGTTTGAAATGCTTGTCTTTTGATCATGTTCATGAGgaaatctgaaattttgttCCAAGTGAATTAGTCCAAATGGATCAGAATTGAAATGGGGGAAAGATCCAGAGAAAAGGAAGGTATATGCAGGAGGACCCAACATTTGAAGAAGCCACCTAGAATTTTGACTGGGTTAATGTTTCCAAAATAATTTTTCGGATTTTTGCCATAGGAAGATGATGGGGGGAAAAATATCTCAGAGTTCAGTGGAGCTAAGAAAAGAATTATTTACAGATATGGTTTGTAGTTCATTAATAGACCATTTCTTCATCGggtctgttttcttttttgccatttatTTTACATATTGGATACAACAATTAATGGTCCTAGGTAGGCGGCTAGGCCCGGCATGGATTTAAAGGAAGAAACATACTAAAGGTTCTCTAGACTAAGGGGGTGCCCAATTCCAGCCTGAATCGGTCCGACCGATTGAAACCGATACAAACCAAACTTGACCATATTGGTTCAGTTTCGGGTTGGATTTCTataaaactgaaattgaaccGGATTGATTCAACCCCTTTTAGTTGGGATAGGgctatggttgttgttgttgtttgtggGACCTTTAGTAATTAATTAAGATTACTACTACACTTAATTAGAGCAAGGACTGTTGGAGTGTCAAATTCTAGCCCGAACTAGTCGGGTAGACCGAAAACGATTGGTAGAAATTGAACCTTTATTGGTTTGACTTTGGGCTGGGGTTTTCGAAATTGGTAAAAATTGATATCAATCTAGATCAACCAAACTTGTAAACCAAATTGAAACCGATGAAaaccagggaaaaaaaaaaaactgaaaaagtccataataaaaacaatttttttgcaTTATTTATTGAACCGAGTCTCCCTCCACCCACGATGAATTGGATCACAGCACGGCAGGACAAGGTGGAAAAGGCTATCGTTAATGttttttggaacatactaaaaccctaggatggtaggtgaaccatcctctatatGGGTGGATGGAAACTTAGTCCGCGgatccttatttatttatgtataaaCATGGAAAATTGAATTGATAATAGCTAGATAAGAGTCAGTTAAGCCAACTTGATAAATGATTGAGCCGAACTGATGGGTTTGCGATTTATCTTGGTAAAAATCTCATCTAGTGATCGTCTCGTAAATAGAAAATTATAACTCGTTCATCTACTAAATCCGAGCACAAGGCTCTTGCAGATGCCTCGATAGAACTCACTTGGCTCTAGTCTCTCTTCATTGAGCTTGggtttcccctttttttttttttttttttttacggaTAGGTAGGGagggatgtaggatgtgaaccaggagacttgaactcaagacctcccgATACcaatgggcctttacgcaccactagctaccaagtgcgctaggaTAGTGCCCTTCTAGATGTCACCTATATTTTGGCCAATCCTATATTTCATGCCCGCACCAAACTTTGGAGATCGAATTTTACTTTATGCAGGATAAAGTAGCGGAACATGAGCTAACAGTCAATTTTATTTCAGCTACAGATTAGATTGTATGTAGATGTcatgacaaagggtttatcGTCGACATGGTTTCAATTTCTACTTGACAAGTTAAAGGTCTG encodes:
- the LOC122638370 gene encoding cytochrome P450 86B1-like — encoded protein: MARNNNNLSLSLAKALIAHLRFSDIAMALLSFFLFSALVQKLTNKGPMLWPVMGIVPTLFFHLHHLYDWATECLIKCGGTFHYRGMWMGGAHGIVTVDPTNIEYMLKTRFINFPKGQYYRERFSDLLGDGIFNADDDKWKEQRRAANSEMHSTRFVEYSLQTVHDLVHQKLLKLIDELVASRETVDLQEMLLRFTFDNICTVAFGVDPDCLTVHLPNIPFASAFEQATELTLWRFTVPPFVWKTTRFFRVGRERRLEKAVRIVREFAAKTVADRRIECRFTDGSDLLSRLMKVEEKFSDEFLQDFCISFILAGRDTSSVALAWFFWLIHNHPHVENRILDEINRIKGGGEVVFTREELKKMVYLQAALSESLRLYPAVPIDFKEVREDDVFPDGTLVRKGARVLYCIFSMARMESIWGKDCTEFKPERWINGDGELVIENQFKYPVFNGGPRLCIGKKFAYMQMKMVAASVLLRYSVEVVQGQTVAPKMTTTLYMRNGLWVTFKPRPRPRTRVVSC